The DNA segment TACCTTCTTCGCCATTTCCCCAATAAAGTAAAAAGTTGTATAACGTATCAATTAGGTGTTTCTCTTCTTTATAACACCTCAGACGCACTGCTTCTAAATCCTCGCCGTAATAACCAAATTTGCTGAACTTTGCCCCTAATAGGAAGGCCTCTAAAGCTACATCATAGCAAGCTTCTTCTATACCTGTATTCATGACAAAACTGGAGGCAATTTTTGTTGAACCAAAGTATTGTTTTACTCTTTCTTTTAACGTATTGATGGATAAGTCCCGAAGTACGGAACGCTCAT comes from the Neobacillus sp. PS2-9 genome and includes:
- a CDS encoding YbaK family protein, which encodes MTVITTFKEKKREKQIKYERSVLRDLSINTLKERVKQYFGSTKIASSFVMNTGIEEACYDVALEAFLLGAKFSKFGYYGEDLEAVRLRCYKEEKHLIDTLYNFLLYWGNGEEGTMSESLYYLCEQYIHVWWREGFEKGQRRHKLRLH